In Rhizobium sp. ARZ01, a genomic segment contains:
- a CDS encoding alpha/beta-hydrolase family protein — translation MPRWVVKFWTSLSALGLLLGALFFSASLTPSLLPRTFLTQGVLSGVCFAVGYGLGVLAWLVWNYLELPPLAGRFWRGVKLVAAAVCVIVLLVSLWRTAEWQNSIRTLMELPPVETGHPTKVGLIALLTFLVVIALARLFAFAWGLFSRISRRFATRRIANLIGGLLAVVLFWTAVEGVLFRSALHALDSSLRALDDLMEPSTPQPTDPLRTGSAASLVSWSDLGRRGREFVASGPRQAEIGAFSGRPAKDPIRVYVGLNAAQTAEERADLALKELIRAGGFQRKTLVVIVPTGTGWIDPEGVNPLEYLTDGDVASVAIQYSYLSSWLSLLVEPTYGTDAAQALFRTIYGHWTKLPRDARPKLYLYGLSLGALSSEQSTELFEVIGDPYQGALWVGPPFESRIWRKLTAERDAGTPAWLPRFGDGSFVRFTSQRNALSEATAPWGPMRIVYLQYASDPVTFFDEGAYRRPPAWMVGPRGPDVSPEFGWYPVVTFLQLGLDMAMATTTPMGYGHVYAGEHYIDGWVAVLGLEDAWTPEEIDKLKDKFRANRPQQ, via the coding sequence ATGCCGCGATGGGTTGTCAAGTTCTGGACGTCGCTTTCCGCCCTTGGTCTTCTTCTCGGCGCGTTGTTCTTTTCTGCTTCTCTCACGCCGAGCCTGTTGCCGCGTACCTTTCTGACGCAAGGCGTCCTTTCCGGCGTCTGTTTCGCAGTTGGCTATGGTCTCGGCGTTCTTGCGTGGCTTGTCTGGAATTATCTGGAACTGCCGCCGCTCGCGGGTCGGTTCTGGCGCGGGGTGAAGCTCGTCGCCGCGGCGGTCTGTGTGATCGTCCTGCTGGTTTCGCTCTGGCGTACCGCCGAGTGGCAGAATTCGATCCGTACGCTGATGGAACTGCCGCCGGTCGAAACCGGTCACCCGACCAAAGTCGGCCTGATTGCGCTGCTGACGTTTCTCGTGGTGATCGCGCTCGCGCGGCTATTTGCTTTTGCGTGGGGCCTGTTTTCACGCATATCGCGCAGGTTTGCCACGCGCCGCATCGCCAACCTGATCGGCGGACTGCTGGCGGTCGTCCTGTTCTGGACGGCGGTGGAGGGTGTGCTGTTCCGGTCTGCGTTGCATGCGCTAGACTCCTCGCTACGCGCCCTGGACGACCTGATGGAGCCGTCCACCCCGCAACCGACCGATCCGCTTCGGACCGGCAGCGCCGCCTCGCTTGTCTCCTGGTCGGACCTTGGCCGGCGCGGGCGCGAGTTCGTCGCAAGCGGACCGCGGCAGGCCGAGATCGGTGCGTTCAGTGGCAGGCCCGCGAAGGACCCGATCCGCGTCTATGTCGGTCTCAACGCCGCTCAGACGGCAGAGGAGCGCGCTGACCTTGCATTGAAGGAGTTGATCCGTGCCGGCGGGTTCCAGCGCAAGACCCTGGTCGTCATTGTGCCGACGGGCACCGGCTGGATCGATCCGGAGGGCGTCAATCCGCTCGAATACCTGACCGACGGCGATGTCGCGAGCGTGGCGATCCAGTACTCCTACCTCTCCAGTTGGTTGTCACTGCTGGTCGAACCGACCTACGGGACGGATGCTGCACAGGCACTGTTCCGCACGATCTATGGTCACTGGACCAAGCTGCCTCGCGATGCCCGGCCGAAGCTCTACCTCTACGGCCTCAGCCTCGGCGCGCTCAGTTCCGAACAGTCGACTGAGCTTTTCGAGGTGATCGGCGATCCCTACCAGGGGGCGCTGTGGGTCGGCCCGCCGTTCGAAAGCCGTATCTGGCGCAAGCTGACGGCTGAACGCGATGCCGGCACGCCCGCCTGGCTGCCTCGGTTCGGCGACGGCTCCTTTGTCCGCTTCACAAGCCAGAGGAACGCACTGTCGGAGGCGACTGCACCCTGGGGGCCGATGCGCATCGTCTACCTGCAATATGCGAGCGATCCGGTGACCTTCTTCGACGAAGGTGCCTATCGGCGACCGCCGGCCTGGATGGTCGGCCCGCGCGGGCCGGACGTCTCGCCGGAATTCGGCTGGTATCCTGTTGTCACGTTCCTGCAGCTCGGTCTCGATATGGCGATGGCGACGACAACGCCGATGGGCTACGGCCATGTCTATGCCGGTGAACACTATATCGACGGCTGGGTTGCCGTGCTGGGGCTGGAGGACGCCTGGACACCGGAAGAGATCGACAAGCTGAAGGACAAGTTCCGCGCAAACCGACCGCAACAGTGA
- a CDS encoding MaoC family dehydratase — translation MLCFKDFPVGRRFDFTSHTVTMDEIVAFASEFDPQPMHVDEAAGKASILGGLSASGWHTSAMMMRMLCASYIDETAAEGSPGVESMEWKRPVLAGDTLSGHCTVVEARLSRSRPEIGIVRFVAEVMNQRGEFVAVCDYANMIRVSAEEVFASAHG, via the coding sequence ATGCTCTGCTTCAAGGATTTTCCGGTCGGACGACGGTTCGACTTTACAAGCCACACCGTCACGATGGATGAGATCGTCGCCTTTGCCAGCGAATTTGATCCGCAACCAATGCATGTCGATGAAGCCGCCGGCAAGGCGAGCATCCTCGGCGGACTTTCGGCCTCCGGCTGGCACACGAGCGCGATGATGATGCGCATGCTGTGCGCCAGCTACATCGACGAAACGGCAGCCGAAGGGTCTCCCGGCGTGGAAAGTATGGAGTGGAAGAGGCCGGTACTGGCCGGGGATACGCTTTCCGGCCACTGCACGGTCGTGGAAGCGCGGCTGTCTCGCTCGCGTCCCGAGATCGGCATCGTTCGTTTCGTTGCGGAGGTCATGAACCAGAGGGGTGAGTTTGTCGCCGTCTGCGACTATGCCAACATGATCCGCGTTTCAGCCGAGGAGGTTTTCGCCAGTGCGCATGGTTGA
- a CDS encoding MaoC family dehydratase, translating into MVELYPVGERFVLGSHHFAAADIVRYARQFDPQPFHVDAEAAKQSLFGGLCASGWHTCAGWMKAFVAFWSAEYARLKKEGAIPPELGPSPGFKNLRWFKPVFAGDTITYSVTLLGSRALASRPGRLIDTILCEGVNQHGEPVVSFESTVLEFV; encoded by the coding sequence ATGGTTGAACTCTATCCGGTCGGCGAAAGGTTCGTCCTCGGTTCGCACCACTTTGCCGCCGCGGACATCGTCCGCTACGCCCGCCAATTCGATCCGCAGCCCTTCCATGTCGACGCGGAGGCGGCAAAGCAATCCCTGTTTGGTGGCCTCTGCGCCTCCGGGTGGCACACCTGCGCCGGCTGGATGAAAGCCTTCGTCGCCTTCTGGTCAGCCGAGTATGCTCGCCTGAAGAAGGAGGGAGCCATCCCTCCTGAACTTGGCCCCTCCCCCGGATTCAAGAATCTGCGCTGGTTCAAGCCGGTCTTCGCCGGCGATACGATCACCTATTCGGTGACGCTGCTCGGTTCACGCGCACTGGCCTCACGGCCGGGCCGGCTGATCGACACGATCCTCTGCGAAGGCGTCAACCAACATGGTGAGCCAGTCGTCAGCTTCGAAAGCACGGTGCTGGAATTTGTCTGA
- a CDS encoding adenine phosphoribosyltransferase, with protein MYTLHDELIAAIRNIPDYPKPGIIFRDITTLLGNPRAFRRAVDELVHPYAGMGVAHVAGVEARGFILGGAMAHQLSSGFIPIRKKGKLPRETVRIAYSLEYGVDEMEVHKDALRPGDRVILVDDLIATGGTAVAAVKLLRQLGADIVAACFVIDLPELGGRVKLEELGVEVRTLVEYEGH; from the coding sequence ATGTACACGCTCCACGACGAATTGATCGCGGCGATCCGCAACATCCCGGACTATCCGAAACCGGGAATCATCTTCCGCGATATCACGACGCTCCTGGGCAATCCGCGGGCGTTCCGGCGGGCTGTCGACGAACTGGTTCATCCCTACGCCGGCATGGGTGTCGCTCATGTCGCCGGCGTTGAGGCGCGCGGCTTCATTCTCGGCGGCGCTATGGCGCATCAGCTTTCCAGCGGTTTCATTCCAATCCGCAAGAAGGGCAAGCTGCCGCGTGAAACCGTGCGCATCGCCTATAGCCTCGAATATGGCGTGGACGAGATGGAAGTGCACAAGGACGCGCTGAGGCCGGGCGACAGGGTGATCCTGGTCGATGACCTCATCGCGACAGGCGGAACGGCGGTCGCCGCCGTCAAGCTCCTGCGCCAGCTTGGCGCGGACATCGTTGCCGCCTGCTTCGTCATCGACCTGCCGGAACTCGGCGGACGTGTAAAACTGGAAGAGCTGGGCGTCGAAGTGCGTACCCTCGTGGAGTATGAAGGGCATTGA
- a CDS encoding cytochrome c1, which produces MKKLLASILSLAVVAGLGVSIATAQEDHAAAGGAAAEHATPHYPINKPREQDWSFAGPFGKYDKGQLQRGLKVYTEVCAACHSMDLVAFRTLEDLGYSEEQVKAFAANYEVQDGPNADGEMFTRKAVASDYFPSPFPNQEAAAAANNGAAPPDFSLIAKARGITRGFPQFVIDIFTQYQQGGPDYIYSLLTGYQDPPEGVEVAEGTHYNPYFANSATLAMASPLSDDQVTYDDGAPQTLDQYAHDVSAFLMWAAEPHLEARKRMGFMVMVFLVIFTGLIYLTKKSVYANKEH; this is translated from the coding sequence ATGAAAAAGCTTCTTGCAAGCATTCTGTCGCTCGCAGTCGTCGCCGGCCTCGGCGTATCGATCGCCACCGCACAGGAGGACCATGCCGCAGCCGGTGGTGCGGCGGCGGAGCACGCCACCCCGCACTATCCGATCAACAAGCCGCGCGAACAGGACTGGTCCTTTGCCGGTCCCTTCGGCAAGTATGACAAGGGCCAGCTGCAGCGCGGCCTGAAGGTCTACACCGAAGTCTGCGCCGCCTGTCACTCGATGGACCTGGTCGCCTTCCGCACGCTGGAAGACCTTGGTTACTCGGAAGAACAGGTTAAGGCGTTCGCGGCAAACTACGAAGTCCAGGACGGCCCCAATGCCGACGGTGAAATGTTCACCCGCAAGGCCGTGGCGTCCGACTACTTCCCGTCGCCGTTCCCGAACCAGGAAGCGGCTGCGGCTGCCAATAATGGCGCGGCTCCGCCGGACTTCTCGCTGATCGCGAAGGCGCGCGGTATCACCCGTGGCTTCCCGCAGTTCGTCATCGACATCTTCACCCAATACCAGCAAGGTGGACCGGATTACATCTACTCGCTCCTGACCGGTTACCAGGATCCGCCGGAAGGCGTCGAAGTCGCCGAGGGTACGCACTACAACCCGTACTTCGCGAACTCGGCCACGCTTGCCATGGCCAGTCCGCTCTCCGACGACCAGGTCACCTATGACGATGGCGCGCCGCAGACGCTCGACCAGTACGCGCACGACGTTTCGGCGTTCCTGATGTGGGCTGCCGAACCGCACCTTGAGGCGCGCAAGCGCATGGGCTTCATGGTCATGGTTTTCCTGGTGATCTTCACCGGCCTGATCTACCTGACGAAGAAGTCGGTTTACGCCAACAAGGAACACTAA
- a CDS encoding cytochrome b N-terminal domain-containing protein, whose amino-acid sequence MSAEHSTYQPTTGIEKWVDSRLPLPRMIHDSFVSYPVPRNLNYSYTFGAMLSVMLIAQILTGIVLAMHYVASTGEAFNSVEKIMRDVNNGWLLRYMHANGASFFFIAVYLHIARGLYYGSYKAPREILWILGVVIYLLMMATGFMGYVLPWGQMSFWGATVITGFFSAFPLVGEWIQQFLLGGFAVDQPTLNRFFSLHYLLPFMIAGVVVLHVWALHVTGQTNPTGVEVKSKTDTVPFTPYATMKDAFGVSVFLIVFAWFIFYMPNYLGHPDNYIPADPLKTPAHIVPEWYYLPFYAMLRAITFNIGPIDSKLGGVLVMFGSIIILFFLPWLDTSKVRSAVYRPWYKLFFWLFVANSIMLGWLGAMPAEGIYVILSQLGTLYYFGFFLVIMPVLGLIETPKRIPNSITEAVLEQKNANAKLAKA is encoded by the coding sequence ATGAGTGCTGAGCATTCCACATACCAACCGACGACCGGTATCGAGAAATGGGTCGATTCGCGGCTACCGCTGCCACGCATGATTCATGACAGCTTCGTCTCCTATCCGGTGCCGCGTAACTTGAACTACAGCTACACCTTCGGTGCGATGCTGTCGGTCATGCTGATCGCGCAGATCCTGACCGGCATCGTTCTGGCCATGCATTATGTCGCCAGCACCGGCGAGGCGTTCAACTCGGTCGAGAAGATCATGCGCGATGTCAACAACGGTTGGCTGCTGCGCTACATGCACGCCAACGGTGCGTCGTTCTTCTTCATCGCCGTCTACCTGCACATCGCCCGTGGTCTCTACTACGGCTCCTACAAGGCACCGCGCGAAATCCTGTGGATCCTCGGCGTGGTCATCTACCTCCTGATGATGGCGACCGGCTTCATGGGCTACGTTCTGCCTTGGGGTCAGATGTCCTTCTGGGGTGCGACCGTTATCACCGGCTTCTTCTCGGCCTTCCCGTTGGTGGGCGAGTGGATCCAGCAGTTCCTGCTCGGCGGCTTTGCTGTTGACCAGCCCACGCTGAACCGCTTCTTCTCGCTGCACTACCTGCTGCCCTTCATGATCGCCGGCGTCGTCGTGCTGCACGTCTGGGCCCTGCACGTGACCGGCCAGACGAACCCGACTGGCGTCGAGGTCAAGTCCAAGACCGACACCGTTCCCTTCACGCCCTATGCGACGATGAAGGACGCGTTCGGCGTTTCGGTCTTCCTGATCGTCTTTGCCTGGTTCATCTTCTACATGCCGAACTACCTCGGCCACCCGGACAACTACATCCCGGCTGACCCGCTGAAGACCCCGGCACACATCGTTCCGGAATGGTACTACCTGCCGTTCTACGCGATGCTGCGTGCGATCACCTTCAACATCGGCCCGATCGACTCCAAGCTCGGCGGCGTTCTGGTGATGTTCGGCTCGATCATCATCCTGTTCTTCCTGCCCTGGCTCGACACTTCGAAGGTCCGCTCGGCCGTCTACCGTCCGTGGTACAAGCTGTTCTTCTGGCTCTTCGTCGCCAACTCGATCATGCTTGGCTGGCTCGGCGCCATGCCCGCAGAAGGCATCTACGTCATCCTTTCGCAGCTCGGCACGCTCTATTACTTCGGTTTCTTCCTCGTCATCATGCCGGTTCTCGGCCTGATCGAGACCCCGAAGCGCATTCCGAACTCCATCACGGAAGCGGTTCTGGAACAGAAGAACGCCAACGCAAAGCTGGCCAAGGCCTGA
- the petA gene encoding ubiquinol-cytochrome c reductase iron-sulfur subunit, whose protein sequence is MSEHDTTSGTAGEPTRRDFLYITTGMAGAVGVAAFAWPFIDQMRPDASTLALASIEVDVSSLEPGMSLTAKWRGKPIFIRNRTDKEVEEAKAVPLADLKDLNARNANVAADAEATDLDRSAGDGKENWIVMIGSCTHLGCVPLGQAGDFGGWFCPCHGSHYDTAGRIRKGPAPENLHVPTFSFVSDTVIKIG, encoded by the coding sequence GTGAGCGAACACGACACAACAAGCGGGACCGCGGGCGAACCCACGCGCCGCGATTTTCTTTACATTACAACGGGGATGGCCGGTGCGGTCGGCGTGGCGGCATTCGCCTGGCCGTTCATCGACCAGATGCGTCCGGATGCTTCGACGCTTGCGCTTGCATCGATCGAAGTCGACGTTTCCAGCCTTGAGCCGGGCATGTCGCTGACGGCCAAGTGGCGCGGCAAGCCGATCTTCATCCGCAACCGCACGGACAAGGAAGTGGAAGAAGCCAAGGCTGTTCCGCTTGCCGACCTGAAGGACCTGAATGCGCGCAACGCGAACGTTGCGGCCGATGCGGAAGCTACCGACCTCGACCGCTCCGCCGGCGATGGCAAGGAAAACTGGATCGTCATGATCGGCTCGTGCACCCATCTCGGTTGCGTGCCGCTCGGCCAGGCCGGCGATTTCGGTGGCTGGTTCTGTCCCTGCCACGGCTCGCACTACGACACGGCGGGCCGTATCCGCAAAGGTCCGGCGCCGGAGAACCTCCACGTGCCGACCTTCTCCTTCGTTTCTGACACAGTCATCAAGATCGGTTGA
- a CDS encoding ABC transporter ATP-binding protein, with amino-acid sequence MVLRAIFSYFENWIKPFARADDLRPPSGLIGFAWFYVRQAPGPFVAMLILGGLTAAIEAATFWFVGRLVDILGTVKPSDGWSGLIAGHGYELLTMLLLIGVVRFCITFLTALFDQQVITPGFYNLVRWQSYAHVARQSLSFFQNDFSGRIVTKVWSAGQATGDVITSFMESIWFVTIYAASTLVLIGGLDLRLAAVVGVWIVIFAFLARFFVPRIRYHSKESAEAASMLNGRMVDAYSNIQTLKLFGRDDVNDRYMLQGFETYQATILRFTRFLTGVRASLGLLSGIMIVSMAMLCIHLWLASMISAGAVAFTMALVLRLNFLLNRLMTQLNSIMRNIGTIQNSAELISQPIGLVDRPDAKPLVVTKPEVRLENIRFHYGRPSGVIENLSLTIRPGEKVGIVGRSGAGKSTLVNLLLRFYDLEGGRIFVGGQDIAAVTQESLRANIGMVSQDTALLHRSIRDNILFGKADASEAEIVAAASRAEANEFILGLEDQRGRKGYEAHVGERGVKLSGGQRQRIAIARVMLKDAPILVLDEATSALDSEVEAAIQSNLEKLMHGKTVLAIAHRLSTIAALDRLVVMDRGRIIEQGTHAELVARCGLYAELWARQSGGFLARDEAAE; translated from the coding sequence ATGGTTCTGCGCGCGATCTTTTCCTATTTCGAGAACTGGATTAAGCCCTTCGCGCGGGCGGACGATCTGCGGCCGCCCTCTGGCCTGATTGGATTTGCCTGGTTCTACGTGCGGCAGGCGCCCGGACCGTTCGTTGCGATGCTCATTCTCGGCGGGCTGACGGCGGCGATCGAGGCGGCGACCTTCTGGTTCGTCGGTCGGCTCGTCGACATCCTCGGCACAGTTAAACCGTCCGACGGATGGTCCGGCCTCATCGCCGGGCACGGATACGAGCTTCTTACGATGCTGCTCCTGATCGGTGTCGTCCGGTTCTGCATCACCTTTCTGACGGCGCTGTTCGACCAGCAGGTCATCACGCCCGGTTTCTACAATCTCGTTCGCTGGCAGTCCTACGCGCATGTCGCTCGCCAGTCGCTGTCCTTCTTCCAGAACGACTTCTCCGGCCGCATCGTCACCAAGGTCTGGTCCGCGGGGCAGGCGACCGGCGACGTCATCACCTCCTTTATGGAGAGCATCTGGTTCGTGACGATCTATGCAGCTTCGACGCTCGTTCTGATCGGCGGGCTAGATCTACGGCTCGCCGCCGTCGTCGGCGTCTGGATCGTCATCTTCGCTTTTCTGGCGCGCTTCTTCGTGCCGCGCATCCGCTACCATTCGAAAGAATCGGCAGAGGCTGCCTCCATGTTGAACGGCCGCATGGTCGACGCCTATTCGAACATCCAGACGCTCAAGCTCTTCGGTCGCGACGACGTCAACGATCGCTACATGCTGCAGGGCTTCGAGACCTATCAGGCGACGATCCTGCGGTTTACGCGTTTTCTGACGGGTGTCCGCGCTTCGCTGGGGCTTCTCTCAGGAATCATGATCGTCAGCATGGCGATGCTGTGCATCCACCTGTGGCTGGCTTCGATGATCAGTGCGGGCGCGGTCGCCTTCACAATGGCGCTCGTTTTGCGGCTCAACTTCCTCCTCAACCGCCTGATGACCCAGCTCAACAGCATCATGCGTAACATCGGCACGATCCAGAATTCCGCCGAGCTGATCTCGCAGCCAATCGGGCTTGTTGATCGGCCGGACGCCAAACCGCTGGTCGTGACAAAGCCGGAGGTTCGACTCGAGAACATCCGTTTCCACTACGGGCGCCCATCGGGCGTGATCGAGAACCTGTCGCTGACCATTCGCCCCGGCGAAAAGGTCGGTATCGTCGGTCGCTCGGGCGCGGGCAAGTCAACGCTCGTCAACCTCCTTCTGCGCTTCTACGATCTCGAGGGCGGTCGTATTTTCGTTGGCGGTCAGGATATCGCCGCGGTGACGCAGGAGAGCCTGCGCGCCAATATCGGCATGGTCAGCCAGGATACCGCCCTCCTGCATCGCTCGATCCGCGACAACATTCTCTTCGGCAAGGCGGATGCCTCCGAAGCCGAGATAGTCGCTGCCGCCAGCCGCGCCGAGGCCAACGAATTCATCCTGGGTCTCGAAGATCAGCGCGGCCGGAAGGGCTATGAGGCGCATGTGGGGGAACGTGGCGTTAAGCTGTCCGGCGGACAGCGCCAGCGGATTGCGATTGCCCGCGTGATGCTGAAGGACGCGCCGATCCTCGTGCTGGACGAAGCAACCTCGGCGCTCGACTCGGAGGTCGAGGCGGCCATCCAGTCGAACCTGGAGAAGCTGATGCACGGAAAGACAGTGCTGGCCATCGCCCATCGTCTCTCCACCATCGCTGCGCTCGACCGCCTCGTCGTCATGGACCGGGGCCGGATTATCGAGCAGGGGACCCATGCCGAACTTGTCGCACGGTGCGGGCTTTATGCCGAGCTTTGGGCCCGTCAATCAGGCGGATTCCTTGCACGTGATGAAGCCGCGGAATAG
- a CDS encoding ABC transporter ATP-binding protein, with product MFGWFESRLNPYPSEEPTLPPKGLFAFCWHYTRTAAPWLVIMAILTALIAVGEVMLFQFLGNIVDWLSSADRATFLETEKTRLFWMGAIVLIGLPLVVALDSLIMHQVLLGNYPMIARWQMHRYLLRQSMAFFANEFAGRVATKVMQTALAVRETMMKILDVFVYVVTYFVTMIAVVATADVRLVLPLIIWLAIYVAIVWYFVPKLRKISSDQADARSMMTGRIVDSYTNIATVKLFSHAGREEAYARNGMDEFLQTVHRQMRKVTMFHVLVYLNNCVALFAISSLSIWFWLNGAISVGAIAIAIGLAMRINGMSQWIMWEVSALFENIGTVYDGMGMMTKAHDITDHEAAKPLAAKKGAIAFEHVGFHYGKNKGVIDDLSLSIRAGEKIGLVGRSGAGKTTMMNVLLRFYDLENGRITIDGQDIAEVTQDSLRSRIGVVTQDTSLLHRSIRDNIAYGRPEASDAEIIEAAKRANAWSFIEDLIDLQGRQALDAQVGERGVKLSGGQRQRIAIARVFLKDAPILILDEATSALDSEVEAAIQENLFALMEGKTVIAIAHRLSTLTEMDRLVVLDKGHIHEMGTHAELVARGGIYADLWNRQSGGFIADDEKAEAAAE from the coding sequence ATGTTCGGCTGGTTTGAAAGCAGACTGAATCCGTACCCTTCCGAGGAGCCGACGCTTCCGCCGAAGGGACTCTTTGCCTTTTGCTGGCACTACACCCGCACGGCCGCTCCCTGGCTGGTCATCATGGCGATCCTGACGGCGCTGATCGCCGTTGGCGAAGTCATGCTGTTCCAGTTCCTCGGCAACATCGTCGATTGGCTGTCGAGTGCGGATCGCGCAACCTTCCTCGAGACCGAGAAGACGCGGCTTTTCTGGATGGGGGCGATCGTGCTGATCGGCCTGCCGCTCGTCGTGGCGCTGGATTCGCTGATCATGCACCAGGTGCTGCTCGGTAACTATCCGATGATTGCGCGCTGGCAGATGCACCGCTACCTGCTTCGCCAGAGCATGGCCTTCTTCGCCAACGAGTTCGCGGGCCGCGTTGCCACCAAGGTGATGCAGACGGCGCTTGCCGTTCGCGAGACGATGATGAAGATCCTCGACGTGTTCGTCTACGTCGTCACCTACTTCGTCACCATGATCGCGGTCGTGGCGACTGCGGATGTGCGGCTCGTCTTACCCTTGATCATCTGGCTCGCCATCTACGTGGCGATCGTCTGGTACTTCGTTCCGAAGCTCAGGAAGATCTCGTCCGATCAGGCTGATGCCCGCTCGATGATGACCGGCCGGATCGTCGACAGCTACACCAACATCGCGACGGTGAAGCTGTTTTCGCATGCCGGGCGTGAGGAGGCCTACGCCCGCAACGGGATGGACGAGTTCCTGCAGACGGTGCATCGGCAAATGCGCAAGGTGACGATGTTCCACGTGCTCGTCTACCTGAACAACTGCGTGGCGCTGTTTGCCATCTCTTCGCTGTCGATCTGGTTCTGGCTGAACGGGGCGATCTCCGTCGGTGCGATCGCGATCGCCATCGGCCTTGCCATGCGCATCAACGGCATGTCGCAGTGGATCATGTGGGAAGTCTCGGCGCTCTTCGAAAACATCGGTACCGTCTATGACGGCATGGGCATGATGACGAAGGCGCACGACATCACCGACCATGAGGCGGCCAAGCCTCTTGCCGCCAAGAAGGGTGCAATTGCCTTCGAACACGTCGGCTTCCACTATGGCAAGAACAAGGGCGTCATCGACGACCTGTCGCTGTCTATCAGGGCGGGCGAGAAGATCGGCCTCGTTGGCCGTTCCGGTGCCGGCAAGACGACGATGATGAACGTGCTTCTGCGCTTCTATGATCTGGAGAACGGCCGGATCACCATTGATGGGCAGGACATTGCTGAGGTTACGCAGGACAGCCTGCGCAGCAGGATCGGCGTCGTGACACAGGATACGTCGCTCCTGCACCGTTCGATCCGCGACAACATCGCCTACGGCCGGCCGGAGGCGAGCGATGCGGAGATCATCGAGGCGGCCAAGCGCGCCAATGCCTGGAGCTTCATCGAGGATCTCATCGACCTGCAGGGCCGGCAGGCGCTCGATGCGCAGGTTGGCGAACGCGGCGTGAAATTGTCCGGTGGCCAGCGCCAGCGCATCGCGATCGCCCGCGTCTTCCTGAAGGATGCGCCGATCCTGATCCTCGACGAGGCGACCTCGGCACTCGACTCGGAAGTCGAGGCGGCGATCCAGGAGAACCTGTTCGCGCTGATGGAGGGCAAGACTGTCATCGCGATTGCCCACCGGCTGTCGACGCTGACGGAGATGGATCGTCTCGTCGTGCTCGACAAGGGCCACATCCATGAAATGGGTACCCATGCCGAGCTCGTCGCCCGCGGCGGCATCTATGCCGACCTCTGGAACCGCCAGTCCGGCGGCTTCATCGCCGACGACGAAAAGGCGGAAGCAGCAGCGGAGTAA
- a CDS encoding tRNA (cytidine(34)-2'-O)-methyltransferase, with translation MPLLRIALYQPDIAGNTGTILRLAACLGVGVDIIEPAGFDISDRSLKRAGMDYLAAVALTRHVTWDRFEEWRTGTGRRLVLASTKAAMPYVDLAYRPDDILLFGRESAGVPDHVHEKADARVLIPMVEGQRSINIAMSAAMIAGEALRQTGFG, from the coding sequence ATGCCGCTTCTTCGCATCGCCCTCTACCAGCCGGACATCGCCGGCAACACCGGTACGATCCTCAGGCTCGCGGCGTGCCTTGGCGTGGGTGTCGACATTATCGAACCTGCCGGCTTCGACATCTCCGACCGCAGCTTGAAGCGCGCCGGGATGGACTACCTCGCAGCCGTCGCGCTCACCCGGCACGTCACGTGGGACCGCTTCGAAGAATGGCGCACCGGAACCGGTCGGCGGCTTGTGCTCGCTTCCACGAAAGCCGCGATGCCCTATGTCGACCTCGCCTATCGGCCGGACGATATCCTGCTCTTCGGTCGCGAAAGCGCCGGCGTGCCGGACCATGTCCACGAGAAGGCCGATGCCCGTGTGTTGATCCCGATGGTCGAGGGGCAGCGCTCCATCAACATCGCCATGTCGGCTGCGATGATCGCCGGCGAGGCACTGCGGCAGACGGGTTTCGGCTGA
- a CDS encoding NAD(P)H-dependent oxidoreductase, translating to MNDNIRIAMIYGSAREGRFCDTVANWLLSELDGMGGFDVTVLDPAELSFSASGPDEHSAAIIEARLEEADAFLIVVPEYNHGYPAVLKAMIDSTYKPWHVKPIAFVSYGGISGGLRAVEQLRLVFSELHAVTIRDTVSLAHVGSLFDSEGNPMRPAQMKGPVIVMMRRLLWWARALRTARWESVYDSAAA from the coding sequence ATGAATGACAACATCCGCATCGCGATGATCTACGGCAGTGCCCGCGAAGGGAGGTTCTGCGATACGGTCGCGAACTGGCTCCTGTCCGAGTTGGACGGGATGGGCGGCTTCGACGTCACCGTCCTCGATCCGGCAGAATTGAGCTTTTCCGCGAGCGGTCCGGACGAACATTCTGCCGCAATCATCGAAGCCCGGCTGGAAGAGGCAGACGCCTTTCTGATTGTCGTGCCAGAGTACAATCACGGCTATCCGGCCGTCCTCAAGGCGATGATCGACAGCACCTACAAGCCCTGGCACGTCAAGCCGATCGCCTTCGTTTCCTATGGCGGAATTTCCGGCGGCTTGCGCGCCGTCGAGCAGTTGCGCTTGGTCTTCAGCGAACTTCACGCCGTGACGATCCGCGACACAGTCAGCCTTGCCCATGTTGGGTCGTTGTTCGATTCGGAGGGGAACCCGATGCGCCCGGCGCAGATGAAGGGGCCTGTGATTGTCATGATGCGCCGGTTGCTCTGGTGGGCGCGGGCGCTCAGGACAGCGCGGTGGGAATCAGTCTATGACAGTGCGGCGGCTTGA